Below is a window of Ornithodoros turicata isolate Travis chromosome 7, ASM3712646v1, whole genome shotgun sequence DNA.
TAGGTGCGTTATTCATGGAAAGCTGAAAGGTAAATATCCCAAGTTCTTCAAAGTATCGAGTCGGCTAATTTATATAGCCACTTGTGATAGCCACTAATAGAAACCGTCGCATCTGGCAGTGCGGGTTCCAAAATATTCCGGCGAAGCAGAAACATTGCGAGTTACATAAACGAAAACCTAATATTCTGCGCATGTATCTCGACGTTTAATAATAAGCATTGCATACGTAAGGGGGGCGATACCCCTGTCCATAGATATCGGCCGTTAATAACTTAGAGTTTCGTTGCTCTTTGATGATCTTTGTAGAAGCGGAAGCCGCCCTGGAGCAGTGGGTACGGACCGGGCACGGCATTGAAGCGGCACTGTTCAGCAAAGTCGTCGAACTCCGGGTGCATATTACCGACGCAGAAGCAGCCCAGACTTTGATACAGGTTTGCCACAAGGTTGCCAACTGTATCAGGAGTGAGATAGGCCAGGCCACGCATGCCTTTGCAAGCCTGTGATTTGTCGATGtcggaaacgaaaaaaaaaagcgacatgTCACAATTAAAAGCAACCGAAAATATTTAACGACAGCACAGAACGGGAAAGAGGTACTACATTGGCGATATTGAGGAGAGGTGAACGTGAGCTTCATACAATtcagttgcttttttttttcgattcatCTGTTTACTGTTCTCACGTTGATGCTTTCACCCCCCATCCCAAACCCCCCCGTTATATGGAGAAGAAACTGGCACGATTCCTCTCGCCAGACCGCCAGACCAGGCGAGGGAAGGGAGGTGATACTTATAAATTATTTCAGTGAATGGCGTACGTAATTACCTGAACATGATCGACTGCATCTATGATTTTCCAAGATGGTTCAACTTCAGCACACACTTCTGACAGAGATAAGGTGCCCGATTCAGCGGAATATTTTCTCTGCACACCTGGGCCCTTGATAAACGGCATGGTGCTGCTTGTCGAATTGCTGCAATCCACCTCGTAGGACAAGCTCAGTCCGGGATATAGGAAGCACATCTTCAAAGCCCAGCTCGAAGGAATGATGGAACTGCCGCGTTCTGTTATATTCATCGCTTCCGTGATATTAGCGTCAGGAGAAAAATACCAACGCAACGGAGAAGGTGGTTGCGGAAGCCTCAGGTCGGCGAAGTAAAACACCAGAGAATGTCTCCGGTGCAGTACTCTAACGAGGCGATCAACGTTGAAGCCCTCGCGTAGGTTCAGCTCGTATGGTACTAGCAGACCAATAGTCAAGTCCCTGTTATCTAGATGCTTCGACATTCTATGCATCATCTCCACCAGTGCATCCGACTGTCCAGGTTGTGGAAATTCCCACCAAATGTGAACACCGTCGTATTCGTTCTTAATTGCCCACCGCTGTATGTTGTCGGTTAAATTGGACTGCTCGTTGCGAACATTACCCAGGATGCGAGTGAAGACCTCGCTTGGAGCTCGTAAGGCCATGTAGACGGATAGAAAACGGTTTCGTCTCTTGAAACGAGCCATCTGCCGTACGCTGTCAATGGGTGTACGTCGGGGGGCTGAGGGGACAAGTTCCATGGCATCGTTCAGAGAGTAGCAGCAGTATAGCACCACGTGGCAGAGCATGTACGGGAACGCGCAGATACCGTACTTGCTCTGGAACATGGCAAATCCTTCTCTGGACGCGTTGAAGAAACAAAGATAATGGTGGCGGTTGTCGTAGCGCGGGTCGCTGTAGTCAACATCAATTCCCAATTCGCACTCTGGTAGTGGAGCCAGCGCAGCAATATTTGTGCTCAAATGGTTGACTGGGGACATACGTCCTGGAGGAGTCTCTGGAGTGGGGGTGTCTGTGCCCTCTGTGCTAATGGACGTCGTCGTTCCCAGGAAAATGGAGGTGGGTGGCACGGTGCTGACGGGTTGATTCGCCTCCACCAGCAACTCCTCTGTGGCCATGTCCTCGTGTTCCGGCGGGAAAAGGCTGAAGAGAGTAAACGTAACTGCGACGAGTAATAGAACGCAGCATACCGTTCCAATAAGCCTGTTCGTGGAAC
It encodes the following:
- the LOC135399553 gene encoding uncharacterized protein LOC135399553, which translates into the protein MRQRKGFYNPYDPFEFEHNELDEHSDSTDAQAVAEQGLHAEEAKVDEHTTTNVPEPKKQQGHVTSSTNRLIGTVCCVLLLVAVTFTLFSLFPPEHEDMATEELLVEANQPVSTVPPTSIFLGTTTSISTEGTDTPTPETPPGRMSPVNHLSTNIAALAPLPECELGIDVDYSDPRYDNRHHYLCFFNASREGFAMFQSKYGICAFPYMLCHVVLYCCYSLNDAMELVPSAPRRTPIDSVRQMARFKRRNRFLSVYMALRAPSEVFTRILGNVRNEQSNLTDNIQRWAIKNEYDGVHIWWEFPQPGQSDALVEMMHRMSKHLDNRDLTIGLLVPYELNLREGFNVDRLVRVLHRRHSLVFYFADLRLPQPPSPLRWYFSPDANITEAMNITERGSSIIPSSWALKMCFLYPGLSLSYEVDCSNSTSSTMPFIKGPGVQRKYSAESGTLSLSEVCAEVEPSWKIIDAVDHVQACKGMRGLAYLTPDTVGNLVANLYQSLGCFCVGNMHPEFDDFAEQCRFNAVPGPYPLLQGGFRFYKDHQRATKL